The genomic DNA GGAGGCCCGCGACCTCCGGTTTGGGGACTCGGCCAGGATTCGCTAGAGTTCTCTCGTCACCGCATCACGCGGCGGCGACGCGGAAGTGGCTCAGTGGTAGAGCATCACCTTGCCAAGGTGAGGGTCGCGGGTTCGAATCCCGTCTTCCGCTCGGAGCTTCCGGCTCGGTGGAGTGGCCGAGAGGCGAGGCAGCGGCCTGCAAAGCCGTCTACACGGGTTCGAATCCCGTCTCCACCTCGGCGAGGACGATTAGCTCAGCGGGAGAGCGCTTCCCTGACACGGAAGAGGTCACTGGTTCAATCCCAGTATCGTCCACCACACGAAGGGCCCCGGTTCACACCGGGGCCCTTCGGCGTTCCCGGGCGAGCGATAACCATTGGAATTCCGTCGGTGCCGGATGCTAGAAAACAGTTTCGATATCACCGGTCCGACCTTCAGGGAGCCCGCCCGTGACCGCCAGCAGTTCGGAGTTCTCCGTAGCCGGGCCGCGCCACAATCGGCGGGGCCCGGTGCGCTGGCTCTGGTCGCACCTGCGCCGCCATCCGCTGCAGCTGCTCGGCTTCCTCGGCGGGTCGGTGGTCATGGTGGTGCTCAACGCCATGGTGACCGACCTGACCGGCGCCGCGTTCGACGCCGTCCTCGGCCGGCGCGGCGACGCCGCCTCGGCGCTGGGGCTGGTGGCCCTCGCGCTGCTGGCCATCGTGCTGGCCCGCGGCGTCTTCGACCTGGTCGCCCGGTTGTCGAGCGAGGTCCTGGCCAAGCGGCTGGAGCGCGACGCGCGTGACGAGCTCTACGTGAGCCTGCTGGGCAAGAGCCAGACCTTCCACAACCGCCAGCGGGTCGGCGACCTGATGGCCCGGGCCGCCAACGACATCCGGCAGCTGTCCATCATGATCACTCCAGGGCTCGACCTGATCGTCGACTCCGGGCTCACCGGGCTGGTGCCGCTGTTCTTCATCGGCGCGATAGACCCGCGGCTGCTGCTGGTGCCGGGCGTGTTCGCGGTCGTGTTCGCGGTCGCCCTGTGGCGCTACATGCGCCGGCTCAACCCGGTGGCGACCCGGATGCGCGAGGAGTTCGGCGACCTCAACGCGGGTCTCAGCCAGGCCGTGCGCGGCATCGAAGTGATCAAGGTGACCGCGCAGGAGGGGCAGGAGCGGCTGCGGTTCCGCTCGCTGGCGCGCCGCTACCGTGACTCCTTCGTCCGCAACGGCCTGGTCCAGGCCCGCTACCTGCCCACGCTGCTGTTCGCCGTCACGATGGCGGCGGCGCTGTGGCACGGCCTCCACCTGCACGGCACGGGCGCGATCACGCTGGGCGAGCTCGTCTCGTTCATGGGCCTGATGGGCATGCTGGGGTTCCCCACGCAGATGTCCATCTTCACGTTCTCGCTGGTGCAGATCGGTCTCGTGTCCGCGCGCCGGATCCTCGCCCTCATGACGTCCGACAGCGAGCTGGAGCAGCGGCCCGACGGCCACGCCGCCCCGATCAAGGGCGAGATCGTCTTCGACGACGTCACGTTCGGCTACGAGGACGGCGAGCCGGTCATGCGCAACGTGTCGTTCACCGTGCGGCCCGGCGAGACCGTCGCGATCGTCGGCGAGACGGGGTCCGGCAAGAGCACGCTGACCAAGCTGGTCCCCCGCATCTACGACGTCACCTCGGGCCGGATCCTGGTCGACGGCGTCGACGTGCGCGAGTGGCGGCTCGACTCGCTGCGTTCGCAGATCTCCACGATCGAGCAGGACATCGTGCTGTTCTCCCGCTCGGTGTCGGAGAACATCGCCTTCAGCCTCGGCCAGCGGGCCGACCACGAGGCCGTGGTCCGGGCGGCCGAGGACGCGCAGGCGGCCGAGTTCATCGCCGAGCTGGGCGACGGCTACGACACGATCATCGGTGAGCGGGGCGTCACCCTGTCGGGCGGGCAGCGCCAACGGCTGGCCATCGCGCGGGCGCTGCTGACCGACCCGGCGATCCTCGTGCTCGACGACTCGACCAGCGCCATCGACTCGGCCACCGAAGACCTCATCCAGCAGGCGATCGGCCGCATCCTCGACGGGCGCACCACCTTGCTGATCACCCATCGGCTGTCGCAGATCAGGTGGGCGGACAAGGTGCTGCTGCTGCGGCGCGGCGAGCTGGTCGACTGCGGCACGCACGACGAACTGCTCACGCGCAGCCCCCTCTACCGGCGGATCTTCGCCCACTACGACGAGGTGGACCTCGACCGCGAGCCCCCTGGCAACGGCGGCGAGCAGGCGGCGGGCGACGGTTCGGGAGACGGGGGCTCCGGCGGAGCCGGGGCCGGGGATGACGGCAGGGTGACGGCCGCGACGAGCGGGCGCTCGGGCGAGCAGGGAGGGGTGGCCTGATGGGCTTCATCATGGACGGCCTCGACGCCGAGGACTACGACCGCACCTACAACGACCGCGACCTGCTGCGCCGGATCCTGTCCTACTTCCGGCCCAGGCTCCGCGCGATGACCCTGGTCGCCGTCATGATCGTGCTGGGCTCGCTCAGCCAGGCCGCCATGCCGTTCCTGGCGAGCGAGGCGGTCGACGCCATCCAGTACGGCACGATCGGCGACGTGGGCTGGCAGATCACGCTGGGGCTGCTGCTGGCCGGGGCGCTCGGGTGGGGGTTCAACTTCGTCCGCCAGTGGCAGAGCGCGCGCGTCACCGGTGACGTCGTGCTGCGGCTCCGGGAGGACGCGTTCGACGCGGTCCTGGATCGGGACCTGTCGTTCTACGACGAGACGCCGTCCGGCAAGATCGTCAGTCGGGTGACGTCCGACACCGACGACTTCGCCACGGTGTCCACGCTGACGATGGACCTGATCAGCCAGGTGCTGATGGTGGGCCTCGTGACGATGCTGCTGTTCCTGCGCAACGTCGAGCTGGCCCTGCTGACCCTGCTCATGGTGCCCGTCATCATGGGCATCGCGCTGCTGTTCCGGCGGGTCGCCCGCACCAGCACCCGCAGGGCGCAGCGCTCGCTCGGCCGGGTCAACGCCAACCTGCAGGAGACCATGGGCGGCATCACGGTGGCCAAGAACTTCCGCCAGGAGCGGCAGGTCTACGACGAGTTCCGGCCGATCAACCAGCAGAGCTACCGGGTGACGCTCGGGCAGGGGTTCGTCTTCTCCTCCATCTTCCCCGTGCTCTTCCTGGTGGCGGGGCTCGCGACGGTCGCTCTAGTGCAGTTCGGCGGCACCCGGGTGCTCGGCGGGAGCCTGTCGGCCGGCGACTGGTACCTCTTCCTGCAGGGTGTGGCGTTGTTCTGGTTCCCGCTGACGTCCATCGCCGCGTTCTGGTCGCAGTTCCAGCAGGGGCTGTCGGCGTCCGAGCGGGTGTTCGCCCTCATCGACGCCCCGCCACGGGTGGTGCAGACCGACCCGCAGCCGGTGGGCAGGCTGGCGGGGCGCATCGAGTTCCGGCAGGTGACGTTCGGCTACGTCCCGGGCAGCCCTGTGCTGCGCGACTTCGACCTGCTCATCGAGGCCGGGGAGACCGTGGCGCTGGTCGGCCACACCGGTGCCGGCAAGTCGACGCTCAGCAAGCTGATCACCCGGTTCTACGAGTTCCAGGAAGGGCGGCTGCTCGTCGACGGCCGTGACATCCGCACCCTCGACCTGGGCGGCTTCCGCCGCCAGATCGGCGCGGTGCCGCAGGTGCCGTTCCTGTTCAGCGGCACGGTCGCCGACAACATCCGTTACCCGCGCCCGGAGGCGAGCGACGAGGAGGTGCTGGCCGCCGCGGCGGCCGTCGGCGGCGGCGACTGGGTCGACGCCCTGCCCCACGGCCTGCGCACCGACGTGGGCGAGCACGGCCGCGCCCTGTCCATGGGGCAACGCCAGCTCGTGGCGCTGGCCCGCCTGCTCATCCAGGACCCGGCGATCGTGGTGCTGGACGAGGCCACCGCCAGCGTCGACCCGCTGACCGAGGCGCAGATCCAGGAGGGGCTCGACGTGGTGCTGGCGGGCCGCACCTCGATCGTCATCGCCCACCGGCTGTCCACGATCGAGCACGTCGACCGGATCATCGTGCTCGACCACGGCCGGGTCGTCGAGGAGGGCGACCATCCCTCGCTCCTGGCGCGCGGGGGGCGCTACTGCCAGGTGTACAACACCTACTTCCGCCACCAGTCACCGCACTACCGCGCCGGCTCCGGCTTCGTGGCCGTCGGCGGAGAGTGATCGCGGTGTGATCGAGGCCCCGGCCCATCGGCGGGCAGCAGGCGCCGCCCCGGAGAGGGCCGGGGCGGCGCTCTGCCACGATACGCGGATCCGCCGCCGCCGACCGCTCACATCGCCCGTCCGGCCACCCCGACTCGACCCACCCACGCCGGTCTCGTCCGACCGTACCGGCCAGGTCCTGCTTTGGGTTCTGATCTTTGGAGTTCGGGCCGCCTGCCAGGCGGAGGCGCGGCCTGGTAGAGGGCCGGGATTGCGCGTGGAGATCCGGGGGCACTGGCCAGACCGTTCCTTCCCGTCGGGAAGCGTGGCCCCGTCCGGGGCTCCTGTCAGATGCGGCAGACACACCGGGGAGACTCGCCGGTGGGCCGCCTGGGCACCTTGGCCATGCATGCGGAGCAAGGACTCGCGCGTCGAGCACGACGCGCTCACCGAACACCCCCAGCAGGATCCACTGGCTGGACCAGATGACCGCGCCGACCAGCAGGAGCGCCAGCAGCGCGGCGCCGGGCTGCCGAGCGACTCCGGCGCCTCCCGGCACGAGTCGCTCGGCCTGTGCCTGCGTTTCCGTAGGAAGTGGCTGACCGCCTGACATGCGCGCCCCGCGTACGGGGCACCGGTCAGGGCCGCAGGCGGTCGCTGATCCGGCAGCCGTGGGGCCGCTCGGGGCGTTCGTTCGTCCAGCCGGCCTCCGGCGTCCGCGCCTCGTATCGCATGACCGTCCCCTTCGCGAGGCCTTCCACGCTCCCGGCGGCGCTGGAGGTTTCGGCGAGGATGGTTCCGGTCCGCGGGTTGAGGATGGTGGAGTACCGTTCGGCTACGTCGACACCGCCGAAGTCGGCGGTGAATCCCGTGCTCTTGACGAAGGTGACCGCGATGCCCGAGCGCCCCAGCGGGTCGGTGACGGAGCCGCCCACGGTGGTGGTCGGCAGCGCGGCGAGAAGGCGGAGGGTGGCCGCCCGGACCGAGGGCTTGACCGGCAGGTCCAGCAGCACCCAGGCTCCGCGGAGGAACTCCTCGTAACTCTCCTCCCCCTTCCAGTAGGCCCGGAGTCTCTCCCGCAGCTTGACGGCGTCATCGGGCATCGCCGCGAGGTCGGTGCGCGTGAGTCCTCCCAGCCATCCGCCGCCGAGCCTGCCGCCGGGCACGATCCCCCGCACGTACTCGCATGCCGGAGCGGTCGTGTGCAGTCGTAGCTGTTTGCAGTACTGCGCGGGGGTGCCGAGCAGGCACACCCGATGGACCGTGCCTGGAGAGCCGGCCGCCCGCCAGATGCGCTCGTCGGCGGGAGTGGCGGGCCGGATGGACTGCTCCCGGCTCACCACCTGGGTGGGGTCGCCGGGGTCGCGCGGCTGCCAAAGGTCGGTCCGCGTCGAGTGGAGCACGTTGAACTTCTTGCCGCCCGCCCGGACTCGGATCAGCCCGTTGCTGAGCAGCGACCTGCGCCAGTAGGCTCCGCTGCCGTCCGGTAGCCGTGCGACGCGGTCCGCCAATCGGAGCAGGGCATCGTTTCCCCTGGCCGGGACGATTACCGGTGCGGGAACAGCGGTCACGTTCACCATCACCGTGACGACGGCCATGACGACGGCGACTGTGGCCGCGGCCGCCCCCAGTACCCATCCCCAGGCCAGGCGGCGCCGGCCCGACTTGCT from Nonomuraea muscovyensis includes the following:
- a CDS encoding ABC transporter ATP-binding protein, whose protein sequence is MTASSSEFSVAGPRHNRRGPVRWLWSHLRRHPLQLLGFLGGSVVMVVLNAMVTDLTGAAFDAVLGRRGDAASALGLVALALLAIVLARGVFDLVARLSSEVLAKRLERDARDELYVSLLGKSQTFHNRQRVGDLMARAANDIRQLSIMITPGLDLIVDSGLTGLVPLFFIGAIDPRLLLVPGVFAVVFAVALWRYMRRLNPVATRMREEFGDLNAGLSQAVRGIEVIKVTAQEGQERLRFRSLARRYRDSFVRNGLVQARYLPTLLFAVTMAAALWHGLHLHGTGAITLGELVSFMGLMGMLGFPTQMSIFTFSLVQIGLVSARRILALMTSDSELEQRPDGHAAPIKGEIVFDDVTFGYEDGEPVMRNVSFTVRPGETVAIVGETGSGKSTLTKLVPRIYDVTSGRILVDGVDVREWRLDSLRSQISTIEQDIVLFSRSVSENIAFSLGQRADHEAVVRAAEDAQAAEFIAELGDGYDTIIGERGVTLSGGQRQRLAIARALLTDPAILVLDDSTSAIDSATEDLIQQAIGRILDGRTTLLITHRLSQIRWADKVLLLRRGELVDCGTHDELLTRSPLYRRIFAHYDEVDLDREPPGNGGEQAAGDGSGDGGSGGAGAGDDGRVTAATSGRSGEQGGVA
- a CDS encoding ABC transporter ATP-binding protein encodes the protein MGFIMDGLDAEDYDRTYNDRDLLRRILSYFRPRLRAMTLVAVMIVLGSLSQAAMPFLASEAVDAIQYGTIGDVGWQITLGLLLAGALGWGFNFVRQWQSARVTGDVVLRLREDAFDAVLDRDLSFYDETPSGKIVSRVTSDTDDFATVSTLTMDLISQVLMVGLVTMLLFLRNVELALLTLLMVPVIMGIALLFRRVARTSTRRAQRSLGRVNANLQETMGGITVAKNFRQERQVYDEFRPINQQSYRVTLGQGFVFSSIFPVLFLVAGLATVALVQFGGTRVLGGSLSAGDWYLFLQGVALFWFPLTSIAAFWSQFQQGLSASERVFALIDAPPRVVQTDPQPVGRLAGRIEFRQVTFGYVPGSPVLRDFDLLIEAGETVALVGHTGAGKSTLSKLITRFYEFQEGRLLVDGRDIRTLDLGGFRRQIGAVPQVPFLFSGTVADNIRYPRPEASDEEVLAAAAAVGGGDWVDALPHGLRTDVGEHGRALSMGQRQLVALARLLIQDPAIVVLDEATASVDPLTEAQIQEGLDVVLAGRTSIVIAHRLSTIEHVDRIIVLDHGRVVEEGDHPSLLARGGRYCQVYNTYFRHQSPHYRAGSGFVAVGGE